In Solobacterium moorei, a single genomic region encodes these proteins:
- a CDS encoding glycogen/starch/alpha-glucan phosphorylase: MTLEKQLESSLKKQIKNATDRELYDAIVAIVKEEQDQVKKITGEKKLYYISAEFLIGKQLGKNLINLDLYDELAKLLSKNGKSIRTVESFEKEPSLGNGGLGRLAACFLDSIATLNLQGDGVGLNYHLGLFRQEFKDRKQHEIPDEWLNGSTVLRDTNVSFPVELAGKTYYSHMYDLDIIGYKTNKNTLHLFDLDTVDESIVHDGTKFDKKNIDKNLTLFLYPDDSDKDGQLLRIYQQYFMVSNAAQLIIKEEKEKGHNLNDLDKYVSIQINDTHPSMVIPELIRLLINEGITFRRAADIVANTCAYTNHTILAEALEKWPLDYLQEVVPQLVPIIGGLDYAANIAFKGDKELTIIDDNHRVHMARMDMHFSSSINGVAALHTEILKHQELKPFYNIYHSKFNNKTNGITFRRWIMHCNPELANYIDTLIGDAWRKDASKLEDLLKYINDTAVLQKLDDIKYTNKVRLADMIKKEEGIEINPSSIFDIQVKRLHEYKRQQMNALWAIYKYLQIKAGQKPARPITVIFGAKAAPAYIMAKNIIHLIICLQDLIKNDPEVSPYLKVVMLQNYNVTKAETVIPACDISEQISLASKEASGTGNMKFMLNGAITLGTNDGANVEIGELVGKDNIYTFGRSSDEVIKLYETSGYHAADYYNNSRLIHACVDFITSPELVKLGNKQMLSDLRDNLINKDWFMTLLDLEEYCRVKDRVLADYEDRLAWKKKSLVNIAKSGFFSSDRTILDYNRDIWRLK; this comes from the coding sequence ATGACATTAGAGAAACAACTTGAGTCCAGCTTAAAAAAGCAGATTAAAAACGCCACTGACAGAGAACTTTATGATGCAATTGTCGCTATCGTAAAGGAAGAACAAGATCAGGTTAAGAAGATTACAGGTGAAAAGAAGTTGTACTACATCAGCGCAGAATTCCTCATCGGTAAGCAATTAGGCAAGAACTTAATCAACTTAGATCTATACGATGAATTAGCAAAATTATTATCTAAGAATGGTAAGTCCATTCGCACAGTAGAAAGTTTTGAAAAAGAACCTTCTCTTGGTAATGGTGGTCTAGGTCGTCTGGCTGCCTGCTTCTTAGATTCCATCGCTACTTTAAACTTACAGGGTGATGGTGTTGGTCTAAATTATCACCTTGGCTTATTCCGTCAGGAATTCAAGGATAGAAAACAACACGAAATTCCAGATGAATGGCTAAATGGTTCTACAGTATTACGTGATACAAATGTATCCTTCCCAGTTGAACTTGCTGGTAAGACATACTACTCACACATGTATGACCTAGATATCATCGGATATAAGACAAACAAGAATACATTGCACTTATTCGACTTAGATACTGTTGATGAATCTATCGTTCACGACGGCACAAAGTTTGATAAGAAGAATATCGATAAAAACTTAACACTATTCCTCTACCCAGATGATAGTGATAAGGATGGTCAATTATTACGCATTTACCAACAGTACTTCATGGTAAGTAACGCTGCACAGTTAATCATCAAGGAAGAAAAGGAAAAGGGTCACAACCTCAATGATTTAGATAAGTATGTATCTATCCAAATCAACGATACTCACCCTTCTATGGTAATTCCTGAATTAATTCGTTTATTGATTAATGAAGGCATCACATTCCGTAGAGCAGCAGATATTGTCGCTAATACATGTGCATACACAAACCACACAATTCTTGCGGAAGCGTTGGAAAAGTGGCCTTTAGATTATCTACAGGAAGTTGTACCACAGCTTGTTCCAATTATCGGTGGCTTAGACTATGCCGCAAATATTGCTTTCAAGGGTGATAAGGAATTAACAATCATCGATGATAATCACCGTGTACACATGGCAAGAATGGACATGCATTTCAGCAGTTCCATCAATGGTGTAGCAGCGCTTCATACAGAAATTCTAAAACACCAAGAATTAAAGCCATTCTATAACATTTACCACTCTAAGTTTAACAACAAGACAAATGGTATCACATTCCGTAGATGGATCATGCATTGCAATCCAGAACTTGCAAATTATATCGATACATTAATCGGTGATGCATGGCGTAAGGATGCTAGTAAGTTAGAAGACTTATTAAAGTATATCAACGATACAGCAGTACTACAGAAGTTAGATGATATCAAGTACACAAACAAGGTTCGCCTTGCGGATATGATCAAGAAGGAAGAAGGTATTGAAATCAATCCAAGTTCCATCTTTGATATCCAGGTAAAACGTCTACATGAGTACAAGCGTCAACAGATGAACGCATTGTGGGCAATCTATAAGTACCTACAGATCAAGGCAGGTCAAAAGCCAGCACGCCCTATTACCGTAATATTTGGCGCAAAAGCAGCACCTGCATACATCATGGCAAAAAATATCATTCATTTGATTATTTGCTTACAAGACTTAATTAAGAACGACCCAGAAGTAAGTCCATACCTCAAGGTTGTTATGTTACAAAACTACAATGTAACAAAGGCTGAAACAGTTATTCCTGCATGTGATATCTCTGAACAAATTTCTTTAGCTTCTAAGGAAGCTTCTGGTACTGGTAACATGAAGTTCATGTTAAATGGTGCTATCACATTAGGTACGAATGATGGTGCTAACGTTGAAATTGGCGAACTCGTTGGTAAGGATAACATCTATACATTCGGACGTTCATCCGATGAAGTAATCAAGCTCTATGAAACAAGTGGTTACCACGCAGCAGATTACTACAACAACAGTAGACTCATTCATGCATGTGTAGACTTTATCACAAGCCCAGAACTTGTTAAGTTAGGCAACAAACAGATGTTATCTGACTTACGCGATAACTTAATTAATAAAGACTGGTTCATGACATTACTTGACCTTGAAGAATACTGCAGAGTGAAGGATCGTGTATTAGCTGACTACGAAGATCGTCTAGCATGGAAGAAGAAGTCGTTAGTAAATATTGCTAAGAGTGGATTCTTCTCAAGTGACCGTACAATCTTAGACTACAACCGTGATATCTGGCGCTTAAAATAG
- the malQ gene encoding 4-alpha-glucanotransferase, whose product MNSNMRKAGILMPVASLPGRHGCGTFGKEAYDFVKMMHQSGLGIWQLLPLNPLGYGNSPYQPYSSYAVDELYISLDVLAQQGLLEKVPSYHRNDDEIQYEAVRVYYDKYLRLAYQKFEKDEAYESFIKKPWVKEYAIFKTFKVANNLRPWNEWGQEQKDYPINQKLDLSKYEDEIAYQMFLQFVLYQQWHALKKYANSLGIQMMGDIPFYVGLDSADVWAHRENFLLDQDGRPTFIAGVPPDYFSATGQRWGNPIYDWKFMKKDKFTFWIERLSYMGEMFDVVRVDHFRAFDTYWKIPAACPTAIEGEWIEAPGYELFDTLFRQYPNLTIVAEDLGDLRLEVLELRDHYKFRGMRIVQFTFDPEGMEEDKTHLLVYTGTHDNDTTYSWYCHQPASLRRKMRQYLWKHGYRKHSFVDDVIDYSLDSNADMVIIPISDWIHAGSQARLNMPGSVGAPNWMWRMKDLRAFAKRIKQIKSDLLRANRINHD is encoded by the coding sequence ATGAATAGTAATATGAGAAAAGCAGGAATTTTAATGCCAGTCGCATCTCTGCCTGGCCGCCACGGTTGTGGTACTTTTGGAAAAGAAGCATATGATTTTGTAAAGATGATGCACCAGTCGGGTTTGGGTATCTGGCAGCTGTTGCCATTAAACCCTTTGGGATATGGAAATTCACCTTATCAGCCTTATTCATCTTATGCGGTTGATGAGCTGTATATATCATTAGATGTTTTGGCACAACAGGGTTTATTAGAGAAAGTGCCTTCTTATCACCGTAACGATGATGAGATTCAGTATGAAGCAGTTCGTGTATACTATGATAAGTACTTGCGTCTAGCCTATCAGAAGTTTGAAAAGGATGAGGCGTACGAATCCTTTATCAAGAAGCCTTGGGTAAAAGAGTATGCAATCTTTAAGACTTTTAAAGTTGCGAACAATTTAAGACCTTGGAATGAATGGGGACAGGAACAGAAAGATTATCCAATCAATCAGAAATTAGATTTATCAAAGTATGAAGATGAAATTGCATATCAGATGTTCTTACAGTTTGTGCTGTACCAACAATGGCATGCATTAAAAAAGTATGCAAATAGTTTAGGTATTCAGATGATGGGTGATATTCCATTCTATGTAGGATTAGATTCTGCGGATGTTTGGGCACATCGAGAAAACTTCTTATTAGATCAAGATGGTAGACCGACGTTCATTGCTGGTGTTCCACCAGATTACTTCTCAGCGACAGGACAGAGATGGGGTAATCCTATCTACGACTGGAAGTTTATGAAGAAAGATAAATTCACATTCTGGATTGAGCGTTTATCATACATGGGAGAGATGTTCGACGTTGTTAGAGTTGATCACTTCCGTGCCTTTGATACCTACTGGAAGATTCCGGCAGCTTGTCCAACCGCAATTGAAGGTGAATGGATTGAGGCACCTGGATATGAATTGTTCGATACATTATTCAGGCAATATCCAAACCTCACTATCGTTGCGGAGGATTTAGGAGACTTACGTCTAGAAGTATTGGAATTAAGAGATCACTACAAGTTTAGAGGTATGCGTATTGTTCAATTTACATTTGACCCTGAGGGCATGGAAGAAGATAAAACACATCTATTGGTATATACTGGAACCCATGACAACGATACGACATATTCTTGGTACTGCCATCAGCCAGCTTCTCTAAGAAGAAAGATGCGTCAGTACCTATGGAAGCACGGATATCGCAAGCATAGCTTTGTCGATGATGTGATTGACTATTCGTTGGACAGTAATGCGGACATGGTAATTATTCCGATATCAGACTGGATCCACGCTGGTAGCCAAGCACGCTTAAACATGCCTGGAAGCGTAGGTGCACCAAACTGGATGTGGCGGATGAAAGATTTACGTGCATTTGCGAAACGTATCAAACAAATTAAGTCAGACTTACTACGAGCAAATCGTATCAATCACGACTAA
- a CDS encoding undecaprenyl-diphosphate phosphatase, which produces MDIILNIIKSVIFGIVQGVTEFLPISSTGHLILLQTFMPLNVFADPVKNKAFWDVYKVVIQFGSILSVLLLYWKRLCPLGKNVSEPKKKNIYHTWLMVVVASVPLVAGMLLNDWIDNVMSAPYVISITLILYGILFIWMENRKKKYTIEHVSQITAKKAFGVGMFQILALIPGTSRSGSTIFGATLLGFNRSTAAEFSFFMAIPAMFGASLLKILKADFSFDFWSLMILLIGTVVSFIVSIIAIRTLMNYIRKNDFKVFGIYRIILGIIVLILCITRLIA; this is translated from the coding sequence ATGGATATTATTTTAAATATTATTAAATCTGTGATTTTTGGAATTGTACAAGGTGTAACAGAGTTTCTACCGATCAGTTCGACAGGTCATTTGATTTTATTGCAGACATTTATGCCTTTGAATGTCTTTGCGGATCCTGTAAAAAATAAAGCCTTCTGGGATGTTTATAAGGTTGTGATTCAGTTCGGCAGTATTTTGTCTGTACTGTTATTGTACTGGAAGCGTTTATGCCCACTAGGCAAAAACGTATCAGAGCCTAAGAAAAAGAATATCTATCACACATGGTTAATGGTTGTTGTGGCATCCGTTCCACTAGTGGCAGGAATGTTACTGAATGATTGGATCGACAATGTGATGAGTGCACCATATGTAATCAGTATTACTTTGATTCTCTACGGCATCTTGTTTATCTGGATGGAGAATCGAAAAAAGAAGTATACGATTGAACATGTCAGTCAAATCACAGCTAAGAAGGCCTTTGGTGTTGGTATGTTCCAAATCTTGGCTTTGATTCCTGGCACAAGCCGTTCTGGAAGCACAATCTTTGGCGCAACTTTATTAGGATTTAATCGTTCCACAGCTGCGGAGTTCTCATTCTTTATGGCAATTCCAGCAATGTTTGGCGCAAGTCTTTTAAAGATACTCAAAGCCGACTTCTCGTTTGACTTTTGGTCACTCATGATTTTACTCATTGGTACAGTGGTTTCGTTTATCGTTTCTATTATTGCGATTCGTACCTTAATGAATTACATTCGCAAGAATGACTTTAAGGTGTTTGGCATATATCGTATTATTCTCGGAATTATCGTCCTGATTCTCTGCATTACACGCTTAATAGCTTAG